A window of Campylobacter ureolyticus contains these coding sequences:
- a CDS encoding NuoB/complex I 20 kDa subunit family protein — translation MDKINYAQNNGAPVILTTIDKIVNWGRSNSLWAANYGLACCAIEMMATGAGRFDFDRFGVIFRASIKQSEVMIIAGTLTKKHAEFTRRLYDAMPEPKWVISMGSCANTGGMFNTYSTVQGCDRIIPVDIYIPGCAPRPETLQYALMILQKKIRKQSANRSQKPKRLV, via the coding sequence TTGGATAAGATAAATTACGCGCAAAATAACGGTGCTCCAGTTATCCTAACAACAATTGACAAAATTGTTAATTGGGGTAGAAGCAATAGCCTTTGGGCTGCAAACTACGGACTTGCATGTTGTGCGATAGAGATGATGGCAACAGGTGCTGGAAGATTTGACTTTGATAGATTTGGTGTTATTTTTAGAGCAAGTATAAAACAATCCGAAGTTATGATAATTGCAGGAACTTTAACAAAAAAACACGCTGAATTTACAAGAAGACTTTACGATGCGATGCCAGAGCCAAAATGGGTAATTAGCATGGGAAGTTGCGCAAACACAGGTGGTATGTTTAACACCTATTCAACAGTTCAAGGATGCGATAGGATAATACCTGTTGATATTTATATACCAGGATGTGCACCACGCCCAGAAACACTTCAATACGCACTTATGATACTTCAAAAAAAGATTAGAAAACAAAGTGCAAATAGAAGTCAAAAACCAAAAAGGCTTGTTTGA
- a CDS encoding NADH-quinone oxidoreductase subunit C, whose amino-acid sequence MRFEIPKESDKFEVINSEFEAELKVLEKFEIKESYIEFDNLVIFINSNDNFEILKSLKEFGYDILSDLSGIDFVNEKEAICVFYQLLNTKLKKRMRVKCFVKNGEFLQSVTKLFKSANWSERELYDMFGVLIKNHPNLKRILMPDDWFGHPLLKTYPLQGDEKAKWYEIDKIFGKENRDKFKEENRDSAFVDSKDYFNFAKLYHESEYGNPPSDEASMQEYQEDGGVLLVKKAKMQKFKTIKKRR is encoded by the coding sequence ATGAGATTTGAAATTCCAAAAGAAAGTGATAAATTTGAAGTTATTAACTCAGAATTTGAAGCAGAATTAAAAGTGCTTGAGAAATTTGAAATAAAAGAGTCATATATAGAGTTTGATAATTTAGTTATTTTTATAAACAGCAATGATAATTTTGAAATCTTAAAGTCTTTAAAAGAGTTTGGATATGATATTTTAAGTGATCTTAGTGGAATTGATTTTGTAAATGAAAAAGAGGCAATTTGCGTTTTTTATCAGCTTTTAAACACAAAACTTAAAAAAAGAATGAGAGTAAAATGCTTTGTAAAAAACGGCGAGTTTTTACAAAGTGTTACAAAACTTTTCAAAAGTGCGAATTGGAGCGAAAGAGAGCTTTATGATATGTTTGGAGTACTAATTAAAAATCATCCAAATTTAAAAAGAATTTTAATGCCAGATGATTGGTTTGGGCATCCACTTTTAAAAACATATCCTTTACAAGGTGATGAAAAAGCAAAATGGTATGAAATAGATAAAATTTTTGGCAAAGAAAATAGAGATAAATTTAAAGAAGAAAATAGAGATAGTGCTTTTGTTGATAGTAAAGACTACTTTAATTTTGCAAAACTTTATCATGAAAGCGAATATGGCAATCCACCAAGCGATGAAGCATCCATGCAAGAGTATCAAGAAGATGGTGGAGTTTTGCTTGTTAAAAAGGCAAAAATGCAAAAATTTAAAACAATTAAAAAAAGAAGATAG
- the nuoD gene encoding NADH dehydrogenase (quinone) subunit D: protein MQNPTKLKPFFENIEFTKQNSNMILNFGPQHPAAHGQLRLMLELDGEKVIKASPGIGYMHRGMEKMAENALYNEFVPVTDRIDYTAASGNNYGFCGAVEKLCGIEVPRRAQIIRTIILELNRIQAHLLYVGTQALDVGAMTVFLYAFREREFVLDLLEKYCGARLTQNSIKIGGVFLDLYDGFLDDLYDVCNKILNGLKDYETLLNNNRIWLLRMQGVGVISKELALSYACSGVMLRASGVKYDIRKEEPYLIYDELEFDVPYSDEGDCYARYKCYIAEIKESVKILRQCAKLYLESDTQILAKSEFVSPTKEEIMTQNYSLMKHFVLVTQGIKPPIGEIYFPTEANKGELGFYIYSTGENMPYRLKIRAPSFWHCAIYEDLLVGGYIADISAIICSTNIILGEVDR from the coding sequence ATGCAAAACCCTACCAAGCTAAAACCATTTTTTGAAAATATAGAATTTACAAAACAAAACTCAAATATGATTTTAAACTTTGGACCTCAACACCCAGCAGCTCATGGTCAACTAAGACTTATGCTTGAACTTGATGGCGAAAAAGTGATAAAAGCAAGTCCTGGGATTGGATACATGCACAGAGGTATGGAAAAAATGGCTGAAAATGCCCTTTACAATGAATTTGTTCCAGTAACTGATAGGATTGATTATACAGCTGCAAGTGGAAATAACTATGGGTTTTGCGGCGCAGTGGAAAAACTTTGTGGTATTGAAGTTCCAAGAAGGGCTCAAATTATAAGAACTATAATTTTAGAGCTAAACAGAATACAAGCTCATCTTTTATATGTTGGTACTCAAGCTTTAGATGTTGGAGCAATGACAGTTTTTTTATATGCTTTTAGAGAAAGAGAATTTGTATTGGATTTATTAGAAAAATATTGCGGTGCAAGACTTACTCAAAACTCTATAAAAATAGGAGGAGTTTTTTTAGACCTGTATGATGGTTTTTTAGATGATCTTTACGATGTTTGCAACAAAATTTTAAACGGTCTAAAAGATTATGAAACCTTGCTTAATAATAATAGAATTTGGCTTTTAAGGATGCAAGGCGTTGGAGTTATTTCAAAAGAGTTAGCACTAAGTTATGCATGTAGTGGAGTTATGCTTAGAGCAAGCGGAGTAAAGTATGATATTAGAAAAGAAGAGCCTTATTTAATTTATGATGAGCTTGAGTTTGATGTACCATATTCGGATGAGGGAGATTGTTACGCAAGATATAAATGTTATATTGCCGAAATAAAAGAAAGTGTTAAAATTTTAAGACAATGTGCAAAACTATACCTTGAAAGCGATACACAAATTTTAGCAAAAAGTGAGTTTGTAAGCCCAACAAAAGAAGAAATTATGACGCAAAACTACTCTTTAATGAAACATTTTGTCCTAGTAACTCAAGGCATAAAACCACCGATTGGTGAGATTTATTTCCCAACAGAGGCTAATAAAGGAGAACTTGGCTTTTATATATATTCAACTGGAGAAAATATGCCTTATAGACTCAAAATAAGAGCGCCATCTTTTTGGCATTGTGCAATTTATGAAGATCTCCTAGTCGGTGGATACATAGCAGACATTTCAGCTATAATTTGCAGTACAAATATAATTTTAGGTGAAGTTGATAGATAA
- a CDS encoding NADH-ubiquinone oxidoreductase subunit E family protein: protein MKRYDLRHLKANFLTRMGELVKSSKNGEVSQFIFEIGDFSSVEKSANLINGLNSTLLNSIKFNRSDWIITVKKGKI from the coding sequence ATGAAAAGATATGATTTAAGGCATTTAAAAGCTAACTTTTTAACAAGAATGGGAGAACTTGTAAAATCAAGTAAAAATGGTGAAGTAAGTCAGTTTATCTTTGAAATAGGGGATTTTTCAAGTGTAGAAAAAAGTGCAAACTTAATAAATGGCCTAAACTCTACACTTTTAAACTCAATAAAATTTAATAGAAGTGATTGGATAATCACAGTAAAAAAAGGAAAAATATGA
- a CDS encoding NADH-quinone oxidoreductase subunit G, whose amino-acid sequence MGKITINGQICEFVDGKSILKVARENDIFIPAICYVSCCSPTLACRLCMVEADGKIVYSCNAKAKDGQNVITNSPELHLARKEIMKTYLINHPLECGVCDQSGECELQNYTLMLGVDEVNYSIKETHKPIKNFSEFIDYDPSLCIVCERCITVCKDKIGENALKTTPRNADMPPKELKESMQKDAYAVWNKFQKSLIEQYKSCSNCGECEAVCPVGALGIKYFTYSSNAWELKKIASSNPHSSDCELIYYEVKQKGIEDSDLKIYRVTNDYEFGEINKAARFGFDFHNENAHKNESKFNKIINLIKNNEIKNIKFNSFITNEEAQILSNLKEKFELNLINDEALKYQNFLQNFEKYSGKTLFSANSQNIKNADFIVVADSFLRHDNPNLSYKLNNALKINKANAIYFHTIKDSVVESFSKNLLFCKHDPKFDIEILLLILFKFGKNLPSWLEKYKINYFETLNLDESEFDKLALDKKELVLIIGEDFIFSKNAENLAKLTGMIEAFTPFKTLIIPPRTNSLGVVLNCKLDDVFQNGKTLGYNENGDFKFGIFNSDLDAPALTQQNGSFTNYDKRVVPVKKALNYKGYYLSDLAKALNVEAPKITNLDNFYKNSGENCRGYEIKPKIYNPKTDEFKITNLNENLENFIYKANQIGAFSKFTNTCKFLKSEVFLYAGADFMQKFDLKEGDLVQVDNEKVKVKKDNEIDGAYLPFYDENLEFGFKTRYKEIELKAIKC is encoded by the coding sequence ATGGGTAAGATAACTATAAACGGACAAATTTGCGAGTTTGTTGATGGCAAGAGCATACTAAAAGTCGCACGAGAAAATGATATTTTTATACCTGCGATTTGCTACGTAAGTTGCTGTTCTCCAACTCTTGCTTGCAGGCTTTGTATGGTGGAGGCTGATGGAAAAATAGTTTATAGTTGCAATGCCAAAGCAAAAGACGGACAAAATGTTATAACAAACTCACCCGAGCTTCATTTGGCAAGAAAAGAGATAATGAAAACCTATCTTATTAACCACCCTTTGGAATGTGGAGTTTGTGATCAAAGCGGAGAGTGTGAACTTCAAAATTATACTTTAATGCTTGGAGTTGATGAGGTAAATTACTCAATTAAAGAAACTCACAAGCCCATTAAAAACTTCAGTGAATTTATCGATTATGATCCAAGCTTATGCATAGTTTGTGAAAGATGCATTACAGTATGCAAGGATAAAATAGGTGAAAATGCACTAAAAACAACTCCAAGAAACGCAGATATGCCACCAAAAGAGCTAAAAGAGAGTATGCAAAAAGATGCTTATGCAGTTTGGAATAAATTTCAAAAAAGCCTGATTGAACAATATAAAAGTTGTTCTAACTGTGGAGAATGCGAAGCTGTTTGTCCAGTTGGAGCACTTGGGATAAAATACTTTACCTATTCATCAAATGCTTGGGAGCTAAAAAAAATAGCCTCATCAAACCCACACTCAAGTGATTGTGAATTAATATATTATGAAGTAAAACAAAAAGGTATTGAAGATAGTGATTTAAAAATTTATAGAGTTACAAATGATTATGAATTTGGTGAAATAAATAAAGCTGCAAGATTTGGCTTTGATTTTCACAATGAAAACGCCCATAAAAATGAGAGCAAATTCAATAAAATTATCAATTTAATTAAAAACAATGAAATTAAAAATATCAAATTTAATAGTTTTATAACAAACGAAGAGGCGCAAATTTTATCAAATTTAAAAGAAAAATTTGAATTAAATTTAATAAATGATGAAGCTTTAAAATACCAAAATTTCTTACAAAATTTTGAAAAATACTCTGGAAAAACTCTTTTTTCAGCAAATTCCCAAAACATCAAAAATGCTGATTTTATAGTAGTTGCAGATAGTTTTCTAAGACATGATAATCCAAATTTATCATACAAACTAAACAATGCTTTAAAGATAAATAAAGCAAACGCTATTTATTTTCACACCATAAAAGATAGCGTGGTTGAAAGCTTTTCAAAAAACTTACTATTTTGCAAACACGATCCAAAATTTGATATAGAGATTTTGCTATTAATTCTTTTTAAATTTGGTAAAAATTTACCTAGTTGGCTTGAAAAATATAAAATTAACTACTTTGAAACCCTAAATTTAGATGAGAGTGAGTTTGACAAACTTGCTCTTGATAAAAAAGAGCTTGTTTTAATTATTGGAGAGGATTTTATATTTAGTAAAAATGCTGAAAATTTAGCAAAACTAACTGGCATGATAGAGGCTTTTACTCCTTTTAAAACTCTCATTATTCCGCCACGAACAAACTCTTTAGGTGTTGTTTTAAACTGCAAGCTAGATGATGTTTTTCAAAATGGAAAAACTCTAGGATATAATGAAAATGGCGATTTTAAATTTGGTATTTTTAATTCTGATTTAGACGCGCCTGCACTAACCCAGCAAAATGGAAGTTTTACAAACTATGACAAAAGAGTTGTGCCGGTTAAAAAAGCACTAAATTATAAAGGTTATTATTTAAGTGACCTTGCAAAAGCCCTTAACGTTGAGGCTCCAAAAATTACAAATTTAGATAATTTTTATAAAAATAGCGGCGAAAACTGCAGAGGTTACGAGATAAAGCCTAAAATTTATAACCCAAAAACAGATGAGTTTAAAATCACAAATTTAAATGAAAATTTAGAAAATTTCATCTACAAAGCAAATCAAATCGGAGCTTTTAGTAAATTTACAAATACTTGCAAGTTTTTAAAAAGTGAAGTTTTTCTTTACGCAGGAGCTGATTTTATGCAAAAATTTGACCTAAAAGAAGGGGATTTAGTTCAGGTAGACAATGAAAAAGTAAAAGTAAAAAAAGATAATGAAATTGATGGGGCTTATCTTCCATTTTATGATGAAAATTTAGAATTTGGTTTTAAGACAAGATATAAAGAAATAGAATTAAAGGCTATTAAATGCTAA
- the nuoH gene encoding NADH-quinone oxidoreductase subunit NuoH: MLILQSIIKSLVIIAVIASLAGLGTYAERKVLAYMQRRIGPWMVGPLGLGQILADMIKLFFKEDVIPQKSAKFAFILAPLISVTAAFVAMAPIPFLPEFTLFGQKVHPILSDIGVGVLFVLAASSTCVYGLIIAGLSSYNKWSLIGSMRAVMQLVSFEVINGLSLIPIIMLVGSLSIIDIVNAQSGGIGAWFIWKQPICFIAFLIASFIECNRTPLCLTENDPELIAGVTTPYGGMRFGMFFIAEYANMITYSVLIALIFFGGFNQIWFIPGGIVMILKSSFFFFLFLWARATFPHLRADQLMGLCWKVLMPLCLVMIFLTGIVNI; the protein is encoded by the coding sequence ATGCTAATACTTCAAAGCATTATAAAATCTCTTGTAATAATTGCTGTAATTGCATCACTTGCCGGACTTGGAACTTATGCTGAAAGAAAAGTTTTAGCTTATATGCAGCGCCGTATCGGGCCTTGGATGGTTGGACCTTTGGGGCTAGGTCAAATTTTAGCTGATATGATAAAACTTTTTTTTAAAGAAGATGTAATCCCTCAAAAATCAGCCAAATTTGCCTTTATCCTTGCGCCTTTAATCTCTGTAACTGCTGCATTTGTAGCAATGGCTCCAATACCATTTTTACCAGAATTTACACTTTTTGGGCAAAAAGTTCATCCAATTTTAAGCGATATAGGTGTTGGTGTTTTATTTGTTTTAGCAGCTAGTTCAACTTGTGTTTATGGGCTTATAATAGCAGGATTATCAAGCTATAATAAATGGAGTTTAATTGGTTCAATGAGAGCTGTTATGCAGCTTGTTAGTTTTGAGGTTATAAATGGCTTGAGCCTAATTCCAATTATTATGCTTGTTGGCTCACTTTCAATAATTGATATAGTAAATGCTCAAAGTGGCGGAATTGGAGCATGGTTTATTTGGAAGCAACCAATTTGTTTTATTGCATTTTTAATTGCCTCATTTATAGAGTGTAATAGAACTCCACTTTGCTTAACAGAAAACGATCCTGAATTAATTGCTGGTGTTACAACGCCTTATGGTGGAATGAGATTTGGTATGTTTTTTATAGCTGAGTATGCAAATATGATAACCTACTCTGTTTTAATAGCTCTAATTTTCTTTGGTGGATTTAACCAAATTTGGTTTATACCAGGTGGTATTGTTATGATTTTAAAATCGAGCTTTTTTTTCTTTTTGTTTTTATGGGCAAGAGCTACTTTTCCACACTTAAGAGCAGATCAGTTAATGGGACTTTGCTGGAAAGTTCTAATGCCACTATGCTTGGTGATGATTTTTTTAACAGGTATTGTGAATATTTAA
- the nuoI gene encoding NADH-quinone oxidoreductase subunit NuoI, which translates to MSYIKVDNRIKAISKKEKLKRFLKRTFSPDLFIGLSLTFKEMVKKNNSHTLLYPFEKMELNSRYRGVHSLQRLLESGNERCIGCGLCEKICISKCIRMETFLAGDGRKKVKNYSINLGRCVYCGLCADVCPELAIVHIKEYEFASEQRAYYAFKDELLSKNIKEQEEFSGYGSYLQDDKIRLTPTDFLDKENL; encoded by the coding sequence ATGAGTTACATAAAAGTTGACAATAGAATAAAAGCAATATCTAAAAAAGAAAAACTAAAACGCTTTTTAAAAAGAACTTTTAGTCCAGATTTATTTATAGGGCTTAGTCTTACTTTTAAAGAAATGGTTAAAAAAAATAATTCCCACACTCTTTTATATCCTTTTGAGAAAATGGAGCTAAACTCTCGTTATCGTGGAGTTCATTCACTGCAAAGACTTCTTGAAAGTGGCAATGAAAGATGTATTGGTTGTGGACTTTGCGAAAAAATTTGCATAAGTAAATGTATTAGAATGGAGACTTTTTTAGCTGGTGATGGTAGAAAAAAGGTAAAAAACTACTCTATAAATTTGGGAAGATGTGTATATTGTGGGCTTTGTGCAGATGTTTGTCCAGAGTTAGCTATAGTTCATATAAAAGAGTATGAGTTTGCAAGCGAGCAAAGAGCATATTATGCATTTAAGGATGAGCTTTTAAGTAAAAATATAAAAGAACAAGAGGAATTTAGTGGATACGGCTCATATCTACAAGATGATAAAATAAGACTTACTCCAACTGATTTTTTAGATAAGGAAAATTTATGA
- a CDS encoding NADH-quinone oxidoreductase subunit J, with product MIETIGFYFFSIMSIFLFAISVFSTKVLYSMSALAGGMIFISGLFFLLNAEFLGVIQILVYTGAVVVLYSFSMMFFDSNIEFKEDKKSFKIIFSLSIISAILLFMMILAPIKAKSLSSSYPIIEGARNTDLLGIILFTKYIVAFEICATLLLAAMICAIVLTHKEMDKKGDIL from the coding sequence ATGATAGAAACAATTGGATTTTACTTTTTTAGCATTATGAGTATTTTTCTTTTTGCAATAAGTGTTTTTTCTACAAAAGTCTTATATTCAATGAGCGCATTAGCTGGTGGTATGATTTTTATATCAGGATTATTTTTTCTACTAAATGCTGAGTTTTTAGGAGTTATACAAATTTTAGTTTATACAGGTGCAGTTGTTGTTTTATACTCATTTTCAATGATGTTTTTTGACTCAAATATAGAATTTAAAGAAGATAAAAAATCTTTTAAAATTATTTTTTCACTCTCTATAATATCAGCAATCTTGCTTTTTATGATGATTTTAGCCCCAATAAAAGCAAAAAGCTTATCCTCAAGTTACCCCATTATCGAAGGAGCAAGAAATACTGATTTACTTGGTATTATTTTATTTACTAAATATATCGTTGCCTTTGAAATTTGTGCAACCTTGCTTTTAGCTGCGATGATTTGTGCCATAGTTTTAACCCATAAAGAGATGGATAAAAAAGGAGATATCTTATGA
- the nuoK gene encoding NADH-quinone oxidoreductase subunit NuoK — MIIGLNHYLFVSICMFILGLIGVMKRSNLIMLFISTEILLNAANVALVAIGEYKADLNGQVFAIFIIGIAASELAVGLGLLVRFYKKTGSFSIQDLQTVGQKDD, encoded by the coding sequence ATGATAATAGGACTAAATCACTATCTTTTTGTAAGTATTTGCATGTTTATTTTAGGACTTATTGGGGTTATGAAAAGATCAAATCTAATAATGCTTTTTATCTCAACTGAAATTTTGCTAAATGCAGCAAATGTTGCACTAGTAGCTATTGGTGAATATAAAGCTGACTTAAACGGGCAAGTTTTTGCTATTTTTATAATAGGTATCGCAGCTAGCGAATTAGCAGTTGGACTTGGACTTTTAGTTAGATTTTATAAAAAAACTGGCTCATTTAGCATTCAAGATCTGCAGACAGTAGGACAAAAAGATGATTGA
- the nuoL gene encoding NADH-quinone oxidoreductase subunit L codes for MIDFFLISLFLPLTSSLIAGFFPKKSFTIGIISSLLMIISTISSFILLEAVLERGSINIFLSHFINVGFLDLSYSFMLDSVSVVMAVMVGIVASVVYIYSIWYMANDDGFNRFFSYLGLFVFSMLVLVLSDNFIGLFIGWEGVGLCSWLLIGFWYQRDKISWFANEAFIMNRIADLGILIALFLIYKNLGSLKYETVFSTISNLDKINITLIAGLLFFGAMGKSAQFPFHTWLADAMAGPTPVSALIHAATMVTAGVYLVIRANEIFINAAFVSEFIVILGVFVALFGASMALVNDDLKKIIAYSTLSQLGYMFVAAGLGAYWIALFHLITHAFFKSLLFLCAGNIMHAMNDDLNIQKMGGLNQFLKPTFVLMTIASLALVGIYPFAGFFSKDKILEAAFYSQNFMVWACLLVGAMMTAFYSFRLIMLVFFGKTKFTHKPHDARVFVIISLSVLAVLSAISGFFEGNFHKFIISTTGDFNMKESNQIFLISITLFCVISSALFAIYAYKFNIFKENLKENIFYKLLKNEYYIPKIYETIFIKPYYKMAEICSKIDNFAIDKSVDFIAKSLLLLSNKFDKTNTSNLSFMLRYFVFGFTILLILAFILEALWS; via the coding sequence ATGATTGATTTTTTCCTAATCTCTTTATTTTTACCACTTACCTCATCACTAATTGCAGGTTTTTTTCCTAAAAAATCTTTCACTATAGGCATAATATCATCACTTTTAATGATAATTAGCACAATTAGTTCATTTATTTTATTAGAAGCAGTTTTAGAAAGAGGAAGTATAAATATTTTTTTAAGTCATTTTATAAATGTAGGGTTTTTAGATTTAAGCTACTCTTTTATGCTTGATAGTGTGAGTGTTGTGATGGCTGTTATGGTCGGTATAGTAGCAAGCGTTGTGTATATTTACTCCATCTGGTATATGGCAAATGATGATGGCTTTAACCGCTTTTTTTCCTATCTTGGACTTTTTGTTTTTTCAATGCTTGTTTTGGTATTAAGTGATAATTTTATAGGCTTATTTATAGGTTGGGAAGGCGTTGGACTTTGCTCTTGGTTATTAATTGGTTTTTGGTATCAAAGAGATAAAATTAGCTGGTTTGCAAACGAGGCTTTTATAATGAATAGAATAGCAGATCTTGGCATACTAATAGCTCTATTTCTAATATATAAAAACCTAGGAAGTCTTAAATATGAAACTGTTTTTTCTACAATCTCAAATTTAGATAAAATTAACATAACCTTAATTGCTGGGCTTTTATTTTTTGGAGCAATGGGAAAATCAGCTCAGTTTCCATTTCACACATGGTTAGCTGATGCGATGGCAGGACCAACACCTGTTTCAGCCCTAATACACGCAGCCACTATGGTAACAGCTGGCGTTTATCTAGTAATTAGAGCAAATGAAATTTTCATAAACGCAGCTTTTGTAAGTGAGTTTATAGTAATTTTAGGAGTTTTTGTAGCACTTTTTGGTGCATCAATGGCACTTGTAAATGATGATCTAAAAAAAATCATTGCCTATTCAACACTTTCGCAACTTGGATATATGTTTGTTGCAGCAGGACTTGGGGCGTATTGGATTGCCCTATTTCATCTAATTACTCACGCATTTTTTAAATCCCTTTTGTTTTTATGTGCAGGAAATATAATGCATGCAATGAATGATGATTTAAATATTCAAAAAATGGGCGGACTAAATCAGTTTTTAAAACCAACTTTTGTACTAATGACTATTGCAAGCTTAGCCTTAGTTGGAATTTATCCATTTGCTGGATTTTTCTCAAAAGATAAAATTTTAGAAGCTGCATTTTATAGTCAAAATTTTATGGTTTGGGCTTGCTTGCTAGTTGGAGCTATGATGACAGCATTTTATAGTTTTAGGCTTATAATGCTTGTATTTTTTGGTAAAACCAAATTTACTCACAAACCACATGATGCAAGAGTTTTTGTCATCATATCTTTAAGTGTTTTAGCAGTTTTATCTGCAATATCTGGCTTTTTTGAAGGAAATTTCCATAAATTTATCATAAGCACAACTGGTGATTTTAACATGAAAGAAAGCAATCAAATCTTTCTTATTTCTATAACTTTGTTTTGCGTTATATCATCAGCTTTATTTGCAATTTATGCTTATAAATTTAACATATTTAAAGAAAATTTAAAAGAAAATATCTTTTATAAGCTGTTAAAAAACGAATACTACATTCCTAAAATTTATGAAACTATTTTTATAAAACCATACTATAAAATGGCTGAAATTTGCTCAAAAATTGATAATTTTGCCATAGACAAATCAGTTGATTTTATAGCAAAATCACTGCTTTTACTTTCTAATAAATTTGATAAAACAAACACTTCAAATTTATCTTTTATGCTTAGATATTTTGTTTTTGGCTTTACAATACTGCTTATTTTGGCTTTTATTTTGGAGGCGTTATGGAGTTAA